In the genome of uncultured Sphaerochaeta sp., the window TCACCAGGTCCTTTACCCTGGAAAATCCAAGGGCGGTTTCCTTGAGTTGCCCAAACGCACGCTGTAGGTCAGATGAGAGCAGATACTCCTTGCTCAAGTCCACATAGAGGATTCGGTTTGAAAGGGTGAGTCCCCTGAGACTGGTATCGGGATGGATGTAGCTCACGGCGCCTTGCTTGAGCAGCTCCAGGTCAGGTCCCTGCAAAAGTGCCTCGAAGGTGTCGTGATAGGCACTGCCTCCCAAGCGTTGGGTACTGGTGGGGAAGAGGCGGAACGAAG includes:
- a CDS encoding GerMN domain-containing protein gives rise to the protein MEQENRIGGKWMRKTVLLLLSWLVFTLLVVALGYPKVREALDESGVMLLLENQQSEGGQSSDHRTVQVSFADSPTSFRLFPTSTQRLGGSAYHDTFEALLQGPDLELLKQGAVSYIHPDTSLRGLTLSNRILYVDLSKEYLLSSDLQRAFGQLKETALGFSRVKDLVILVEGEPIN